From the genome of Loxodonta africana isolate mLoxAfr1 chromosome 19, mLoxAfr1.hap2, whole genome shotgun sequence:
GAGGTGACAGTCCTGAATTTTgtacaatttttattattttttatcaggGTAAGTGGTTATGtgggatttttattttcatgCCTTTGTACATATAGAAAAATATTCCTTCAACAGGAAAATTTTCCAAGCACATGTCCCAATTTTTGGTTTAGCAAATGGTACCATAACTTACTAGGTATACGTTCAGCTGCCCGTGGAGCAGCCTAATCCTGCAGTAAATTCAGCCAGTCACTGCCTTCACCTTCCTCTTTCTACCAAAATTTCCAAGTAATTCATGCCAAagcagattttttctttttaatagaacTGCCTCCTTTACAAATCTCCTGGGTGGGGCTACTCCAAGGTTCTACAGCAAAACATCTGCTCTGgtactccccacccccaccccatggaAACAACCAACTCTTCTGGCTATATATGCACAGATATGTGGGCTCAAGGGTGGGAGGCTTGGCTTCTTACATCCAGCTAATCAATATGAAGAACTCTGTCCCCCAGCCCACCACATCCCTTCATAACTCAACAGGGCTATGAGACCACTGTTTTGGTTAAGAGCTGTCCACCCAGGGCCCCATTGGGGCAATTCTGCATTTGTTCTGGGCCAACGCAGCTGTAGACACTGGGGAAGAAGGGAATGTAAGTGGGGTGAGGGACAGCCCTCAGGTAGTGGTGACTTGGCAACTTCAGGTGTTGACTAACCCCATCCTCAACTtccagtgtttgttgttgttgggtgccattgagtcgattccaattcatagcaaccccacgtgacggAGTAGAcatgccccctagggttttctaagctgtaatctttacaggagtacattgccaggtctttctcccctggagctgctgagtgggtttgaaccgccaacttttcagttagcagccaagtgcttaaccattgtgccgccacGGCTCCAGTGTGTAGTTTAAGGCAAATGGGCGTGGGGGAGGTTAGGGAAACACTGCAGCTGATCATGTGAACCTATCCGTCCTTCTTCCCTTAACAAGTGACAGCTAACCATGCTGCCTTGTGAGGTCTTTCACAttgctgtgtgtgtgcgtgactcCACCCTCATACTGccgcctcctccctccccaccactgGTCTCCTGCAAGTTGGAAAGGCAAGGCAATTGTGATCTGTCTAGGCTCTGGGGATCCTATGGGAGGCTGTGAATCACATCCTGCAGGCCTGGGCCAGATGAGTTTCTGCTGCTGTCGCAGAATAAGTCCAGCCCCTGGCCCAGCTGTTTCCTGTCTGGGCCTGGTATACTACCCCGGGTGAAGGGTCAGTGGGTTCCGCTCTGACTCAGGTCATCTGGGAGTGCTTACACTGCATCCTCCCTTAGCTGAACGCTCAGACACTCTGGCAAGCTGGTCACAATGCCACAAAGAGAACATTTACACACAGCTCTCCAGGGTGGCTGATCTGATAACCTGGGAGGTAGGGACACCAGGAAGGACCTAGCAACTGAATGCCAAACTTGCAGAAACAACTGGCCACGTTGTTTCTACCTGTCTTCAAAAAGAATCCACCCGTGGACCAAAACTCTGACAGAAGGCCTCCGGGATGTGTttcttatctgtagacatgtaattTCCCAGAAGGCAAGTGCACCGTGTCTTTGATAAGTTGTCTCAGGCACCATGAACATCATGGGTGCGTTCCAAGTGTTGCAGCTGAGTGGTGATGCTTCAGTGACAATTATACAAAGGGACATGATTATGGAAGTTGCTGTGTGAAGCCATGCCATTTCAAACAAACTCCCCACTGACTACATCACCTCTCCTGGAGTTCTTGGGCCCCTTTCTTGGGGAAAGTTGGTACCAATAAAAGTTCTACCTCCTCATCCCTACCCCACCCTTTGGACTCTGGGCTGCTCCCTAGTAGATAAGGCCTATGGGCCTTATACATTCCTCTTCCCAATGGAGTCCAGCCAAGCCCAGCCACTCACCACCTGCCGGCTTGTCTTCTGGACTGTTGTGTAGGTGGCTCTGCCTGGTTTCCATGGGGGGCGCCTCACTGGCAGGGCTGGTGACCCCAGGAATGGTGGGCAGGTCCCGGGGGGGTGTTTTGGCTACAGGTGAGTTTCGACACTCCATTAGGAATTTCCGGTCATAGATGATCCTGGTACCTGGAGGGCACAGGGAGGATGGGGAAGCCACTTTGAAGCACCTGCCTGCTCATTTTCCAGTTCTGTGGGGTGTGGTTGCAGCAGAGGGAGCAGGTTCCCCTGCAAAAGCAGCACCAGGGCAGAGAGAAGCTGATTCAGGGGCCTGGCTGCAGCCCAGGACTCTGTTCCTCTGAACTGCCCTGACCGCCTTACTCGCGGTGCTCTGAGGGAGGGCCCACTGGCCACCACACTGCACCCTTTCTCTCCTCAGAGCCCCCCATGTTGTGCCCTCCCAGAAGCACCCCTTAATGCCCATCACCTTACACACATCAGTGATTGGTGTTACTCCTCGTGACAGTCACAGCTGATGGAGGGAAAAGTGcatttttattcattattaaATCTGTCCTTAGAACACTCTTGTGCAATACCCACCCAGAAAAGGTctaatcccattttacaaatgagtgaACAGAAAAATTAAGTGATTCATTCCAAACTAGTAAAACTAGTGGGAAGTTTTCCTGCCTGGGCTTTGTGGCTAGGAGACAGGGGCAGAGGAGAGTGACCTCACCCACCAAGCTCTACCTGCCCCACAGAAGGCTCTCCCGCTAAGACCGTGAAGCACCTGGGCTGCCCCTTTCACTTGTCATCCATCTGCTCAGATGTGTCACCACAGCCCAGGGTTTgtacattctgcattccattccttttcttcttttccaccctccttttccaagtattACTCCCTCCGGTGAGGGCTATGTCTTTTTGAATTATTCACAATCCCTAAACCACACCCAAGAGGCACCTGTAAGGGTGCCATTGTCTCAGAAATGCCATATGAAGAGTGTTTCCAAAGTATGGGGCCCAAGATCCTTGTAGGAGACTGTGGTGGGTTAAATTGTGGCTTCCACAAAAAAGGTTGAAGtctttgaacagacacttcaccaaagaggatgttcaaatggtcaacaagcacatgaaaagatgctcaacatcattagtcattatagaaacccaaatcaaaaccacaatgagataccactttactcctattaaaaaaaaaaaaacctgatgctgtcaagtcgattcagaattctacgaccctataggacagcgtagaattgccccatagggtttccaaggtggtaaatctttatggaagcagactgccacatctttcttccatggagtggctggtgggtttgaaccactgacctctcagttagcagccaagcacttaaccactgtgctaccagggctccttctagaatggcttaaataaaaaataaaataacaaatgttgggaaggatgtggagaaactggaacccttatccatcgCTGATaaggatgcaaaatggtacagctgctatggaaacagtttggtgattcctcataaagttaaacagagaatGACTATATGAatccaggaattccactcctaagtatatacccaagagacttgaaaacaGCAACACAGACAGACACGTGTACACtactgttcattgcagcactattcacaacagccaaaagatggaaaacaatgtaaatgtccatcaacaaatgagtggataaacaaaacatgggaTACATACCATGGGATTCTACTCTGCCatacagagaaatgaagtcctgatacatgctacaacatggatggaccctgaaaatgttgttgttgttgttgggtgccattgagtcaattctaactcatagtgactctatgtacaacagagtgaaacagtgcccagtcctgcaccatcctcatatttgtgcccattgttgcagccactttgtcatccatctcattgagggtcttcctctttttcactgaccctcggctttacccagcatgatgttcttctccagggactggtccctcctgataacatgtccacagtacatgagataaagtctcaccatcctcacttctaaggagcattctggctgtacttcttccaggacagatgaAAACAGAGTGGTGGTTGAAAATTaaggtgagtgaaattagtcagtcacaaaaggacaaatattgtatgatccttcttatttgaaatatctagaataggcaaatatatagagactaaagtttactaaggagctctgatggaacagtggttaagcacttggttgctaattgaaaggtcaacggtttgaactcaccagccactctgtgggacaaagatgtggcggtctatttccgtaaagattacagtcttgaaaaccctatatggggcagttctaccctgacctacagggtcgctgagtcagaatcgcctagacggcaacgggtttaaagtttattagtggttaccagaggtagacggggaggaaaagagggaagcattgtttaggaagcagtttTAGTTTATAGTGCTGGGAAATTTGACAATAATTATGGATGATGGTTACACATGATTACTGTAATTtgtatcactaaattgtacacctgaaaaatgttgaattggcaaatgttgtgttatagaaattttacaacaatttaaaaaagttCAAGTCCTAACTGCACTGCCAGTACCTgggaatatgaccttatttggaaacagggtctttgcagatgtaatcaagttggGGATTCGAAACGAAAaataagccaaacccattgccatcaagttgattctgactcatagcaaccctactggattagaaataaaggaagaaaaaaaaaccaaacccatcgccgttgagtcagttctgactcacagtgaccctacagattagaaaaaaaaaaaaaaaatttttttttttagtgggccctaaatccagtgACCAGCACCCTTATAAGAAGGCTGGGTGAAGACACAGAGACCTACGAGGAAGAAGGCCACGTAACAATAGAGGCAGAAATTGGTGTGATGCAGCCATAAGCCAAAGAACAACAAGGACTGCCAACAACCACCAGAATCTAGGAGAGAGACATGGACCAGGATTCCTCCTTGGAGACCTTGAGAGAGCGCATAGCCTGCCAACACCTTCATTTCACATTTAGGGCCTCCAAACCTGTAAAAGActatatttctgttgttttagaccacccagtttgtggtagtttgttatggAAGCCACAATAATCTAACAAAGAGACCCCCCCCCAACCCCACCTGATTCATCAAATAACAGTGAGTAGTGAGGTTATTCAGTCTTTTTTGATCATCTTGCCTTCAGCCAGAAAGCGAATCTAGCTGTAATTTAACAACTGTCTTGTTGTCATTCTCTTTCTCTTATAGTTACGTTTTATTTAGGGCAAGTGAATCTGGTTTTCCATATACAGTACTGATATCAAgtttccttttaaaatacatgtatttgatgtccataaattttattaaagatcattgttatggattgaattgtgtcccccaaaaatgtgtgtcaacttggctaggccatgactcccagtactgtgtggttgtccacctttttgtgatctgatgtgattaccctaAACCAGCTGCAGTTGAGTCAACTATGACTCATAGGAATCCtcccgtgtgttgtaaatcctaacctctatgatgttaatgaggcagccttagaggcagttatgttaatgaggcagggacACAATTTTAGAGGatgaggttgtatcttgagtcaatttcttttgagatataaaagagagaatccagcagagaggagagggatcttccactaccaagaaagaaaagctgggagtggagcacatcctttggacctggggtccctggactgagaaactcctagacccaggagaaggctgatgacaaggaccttaccccggagccaacagacagagaaagcctttccctggagctagtgtcctgaattcagacttctagccacctaaattgtgataaaataaatttctgttcattcaaaccacccacttgtggtatttctgttatagcagcgctaggtaGTAAGGTAATCATCAATGTGAAAAAGTCATTAAAATGGCTTAAATTATAGAAACAAATAACACAGATTTTACTTTAATAAATAACTTACACTTTTCCACTGTCACTCTAAGACACAGCGGTTATAATCTGGACATCAATATCTCCGTAACATTTCCTGAGACAGTTAATACATGTTCAAGTAGAATAGAAGATGTGAAAATGGTGCAGATGGACTAGGAATGATCCAAGTTTGAAAACCACAATGTAACGACTCCAGGAATGCCCTTCCTTATAGTAACCCTGAAATAGCTCCCTCACTTGAGGGCTATGATGAGTAATATTCCAAGAGTTGATTCATTTCTTGATGCTAAGCATTGCTTCTCTGTACTCCCTGGAGAGGAATGAGTTAATGAGATGGGGTTTCTGCTGAGGAGCACCTCTGGCTGCTGAAAGGGCAAAGAGATAGTGAGGACAACTGAAGATAAAACCCACCTACCTGCACCTGCTATCCCAGTATGACTCTGGCCCTATCTAGGCAATCGGAAAGACAAAAATGCAGGCGTTGTCAGCCCTACTCATCGTCACCTGGTGGGTTAAAGTTCCCAGCTCAGTTTCTTAGGGGGTGTAAAGGAAAGAACACAGAACAGGAAGGGAGAAGTGCTTTGGACTCTGCTGAgaaccagctgtgtgaccctttGCATGTTAACCCCACCCCACCATCTACCTTACCagctttgggcctcagtttcctcatctgtaaaacaaagaaCTGTGCCCCTTCTAGGTCTGAGTGCATGTGAGCTCAGTGGATTACGAATGCAGAAGAGTGGTACCCTCTCCTTACTGGGAGATGTGGccactcttctctgcctcttaATCCTCAAGACTTGGCAAGAACCCCATCCCCCCACTTGCCTCCCCCAATGTTGCTAttttccattttgttgttgttgtttgttcaaCACAGAGTAGGGAATTGATACCACTGGAATGGAACCCAAGAGTCAGAGATTCAATAGTGTCAAAAAGAACTCAGGGCTAGTAGTAGTCTTATGCAGAGTCTCTTTAAAGGCCACTAACCCCCAGTGATTTTTAATTCATTAGTTACACTTAAAACAAAACCAGCCTCTGAGCCCTTTGTCCTATGGGTAGGacacttatttaaaaataaaaatcctctctTGTGCTaataaaatccataaacaaaatgcCAGCAGAGATGACACACAAGCTACCCACCATCAGAGTATTCAGGTTGAGGAGGAAGGCTGCAGGAGTAAACAGTAGTGCTCAGAGAGGCAGCTGGCCAGGCACCAAACCTAGGAGGGAGGGGACCACAAAGCCACCTTTGAGTAAGTTGAGGCCTGTGAGGAACAGGAGCTGGAGATCAAGGGAGTAGAAATGAGTTTCACACGGAAGCTGCTTTTGCCTTTTCATCCTTCTTTCTCCCATCCTTTCTTGGAATCCACCACTAGACAGCTTCAGTTAACAGTGATCTTCCGCAAATTCCCTAAGCCTCCTGCAGAGAAGGCAAACTTAATAAAACACTCATAGCCCCACATTGTCAACAATATGAATCCTTGGTTGCATACACTGCTGTGGAGTCTCCTGGAGCTGAGGACTTGGCCAGAGTACAAAGATAGGAAATGGAAGCCGGGGGGGATGCCAAAGTCCCTGCAAGGCAGCTGAGCAGTAGCACCAGGAGGTCAGGTAGGATCAGACAGACCACCTCACGTGTGTGTTGCAGGGATGGGGGGTAAGGTGGGAATGAGGGGTGGATAATCACACCAGGGCTGCCTCCACATAAAACTCTTTAGTGGCTGAGGGCCCACTTTCTCACTGGGACTGTTTCCCTTCTCTATATTAGGGAAAATGACCCAAATCCACAAGGTTACTGCAAAGAAGAGCATGAAGTGCTGTTGAGGATCTAGGCGACTACaagatggcagagccaggatcttCCTCCTGCTGCTTCTCTTAATAATCGTGCaaccttggtttgaaggtttagggtcatggtttcatgggacatctcagttaattggcctaacaacatgtttagtgcttctgttctacctccttgtttgttgtgtagtgcgtggggccttaaaagcttacaagcagccatccaaggcacaaaaattgatctctattcacctggagccaacagaggaaggagtatcaggaataggaagaggaaatggaatgtgtgactaattgacTCCATGAACAACTGGCTCCTTCATCATgaaaccagaactggatggtgtcccactaccattactgaacgttttgatcaaagattccatagaagaatcctgatcaagaggggaaaaatgcagaacagaatttcaaattctcatggactctacaGACTTTCTAGAGCTGTGGAGGGTGAATAAACCCATAAAACTATTatcctaagataatctttaagccttaaaccaaaaatatcacctgaagtcatcttaaaactgaacaacagtttagcttaactagtaaaaaaggcctgCTTGAGGATTATGCTTTTTTAAGGACTTTtttttatctatatgggatcaaattgataacagcaacttgaaaggtaaGAACCTTAAagggcagtgaatttatattgagggaggaacaactcagaaaaggggggtgagaatggttgcacaactcgaagaatgtaatcaatgtcacaaaattgtgtctgtagaaactgctgaactggtatgttttgctgtgtatattcccaacaacaaaataaaatttagaaaaaaaaaatgataggaaacatcaagaaaaggaaatagagattatgagcggccatctaagaacaAGATtcaactattggtctttattcattcggaacaaaaaagaaagaagaaacccaagaatcagagaaggaactggatgGACTACAGGACTAATTATCTCCATGAATCACTGCCTCCTCTACCTTGAAATCctccaccttgagaccagaactagatggtgcctggctaccactactgaatgctttgaccagggacacaatagatgaatcctgataaaaagggagaaaaataaggAACGGAATCTCAAATTCTTAAAGATTCCAGGCTTACTGGACCTACTAAGGGTGGAGGGGTCCTGGAGACTGTAGCCCTGAGTTGCACTTCtaaccttgaattgaaactatcccctgaggtcaccttgcactgaaaaaaaaaaaaatctacataaaaacccaaggtcccacagctattttaaagcacagATAAGAGGGCTTCAAAGGccctgggttgtttttttgttttaagagggctccggggcagggagtttaagtaagtggaaatggaacaaccagaacagaaataacaagaagGTTGACctaatgtgaagaatgtaaccaatgtcacaatgtCATTGTGTCTAGAAACTATGGAATGGGACtagattttgctgtgtatattttcacgaacaataaaattaaatattaaaaaaaaaaaaaagaaaagaaatagaagcACACACTCCAACTTGGATGCAAGTAGAGCTCAAACTGTTACCCTGAACCACAAGCTACAAAGATAGAAAATGAATGCAGGAATGGTAGGTAGGTGGTCTAAcagggaggaagaaggggaaaCTTAAATGCCTGGAGGTGGGGGCGGAGGTTATGATAAGAAGGAGATTTACCCCAGAAAGATTCAGGAATTGGAAGCATCATAGAAAATCGGGCTGGGGGCTGATAACAGAGAGACTGTTGGGAAGTCTGTCCGGGGAACAGTTAGACCCCCAAGTTCCCAACAACTGCCCTGAGGTTTCCTCTCTGGAGAAACAAAACCAGAGAGATGATAAAGACCTACAGAAGCTGACTTTAGGAAAGGGGTTCCCCAATGAAAAAACCATCTAGCCACCAGATGACTATACACTGAGCCCATCAGACTCTGGACCTTACACGTGCACAGCGGCTTCTGATCAGTTTCAGAGTACTTCACTCTACGATATAAACACGCAGCCAAACGTCTGCAGACATTTCTGAGAAAAGCCTTCAACACTTAGGGAGAGCCCAAACAAACCAAAAGGAGGAAAGAGATAATAAAGAGAGcggaagaaaattttaaagaagaGCAAAAGGTTAAGACAACAAATTAGAGAATTAATGCAGGAGGTCCAGTATCTGGTGATAGGAagccaagaaagaaaaaagaaactggtaAAAATGAATTTActtaagaaaaagagaaaattgccTAGAATAAAAAGGCATGAATCTTCAAATTGGAATGCCCCTTGAGTAGCCAGTGCAATGAATTAAAAGCACCAAGAcactttcactgtaaaatttcaCAAATaccagaaataaagagaaaaatcctAAATTCTTCCAGAAAGGGGAGGGGGACATATACATAGAAGGACTGGGACTAAGAACGTCATAACATTTTTCAACGGCAACATTGGAAGCTCAAAGACAGTGGGTTGATGCCTTCACAATCCTGAAGGGAAATTCAGTTCAGCCTAGATATTATACCCAGGCAAAGGTTGGGTATTACTTTCAAGTGAAAGTAGAATAGAGATTTTTCAGGAATGAAATGCCTTAACGGTCTTAAGATGTGTCCTTTCTCTGGAAGCTACAGGAGGATGTATTCAATCAAAATTAGAGAAAGACAGGGGCTTCAGGGAACCCCCTGCTTTGGTGCAGGAGATAGGAAGAAAAATGGACTGATAAATCCAGAGAAGTTTGACTTTGTGTGCACAACTGTACTGAGGCATCTTAGAAAGCTATGGGAAGGGTATGGGAAGACTTTTCAAAGATCTTTAATTTTAAATGAAACAATTATtaactctgttaaaaaaaaaaactcaagttgtataaaaaaggaaatactgCTATTATAAATTACTTGGCTCATCAGGAATCATAATAATAAACACAATGTATATGGCTTTAACTGAAATTTGCAGTATAATTATATTGGAAGAATGAGGTGCGAGGAAGAGAAGGTATACACAAGCTAAAATATCTTCATCCACCATAAAAGCAAGTCAATACATACAAgcaagaaaaagttaaaaaatggaGGTAAATCTCAAAAGAGCTAAAAATGTTGCCCATCAaatggattctaactcatagtgaccctagaggacagagtagaactgccccatagggtttccaaggaacagctggtggattcaaactgctgaccttctggttagcagccaagctctttaccactgtaccaccagggctccaaaaatgttgttagttgctataaaAGGGTGGAAGTAGTAGTAGTATCAAACCATATTCAGAGTTAGtatattaaggaagtaacagggtacaactcaggatcaggaagcatgtaggcaaagtctcccttcttcagtatAGGACagttctctcagctcctctcggccccctcaggacaggcctcttcttggccccctcaggacaggctcctcttggtccTGGCATCCATCACCACCAACTCTGCCACCGGGCTCCTTCCAGGCCTGTCGCCACCTTCAGTGGTACAGCCCTTGACCCGTGGtacagcccttgacccatgttacagctcttttaggtagttccttgcttcctttctttctctctgctgcttcttttttcattctgcttctcttcctctttctttctgtctgaaatacctctgtgggattggctgCGTATATATTTTCgattccttgtcaatttcaaggcatgaccTCTTCCGTGGGGCAGAGGgggaccacaaactgaccaatcccctctcagtaggccacagacacttcatttgcacagTAAGCTATAGTCGCCTCATTTGCATAGCTGATTGATCAATCCTTGCAAGGTGCATACAAATGACAGGGTAGGCTGCAGCctaggaccagacaaaaagtatcaaaaccaagttgtttacagcttacccaggaaatatcAATCAACCTAGACAAAATTAAcaacccctcttttttttttttttcctagggtagaaaactagggtttttctcaaactgtttttccaaagaaccaaggcaaaaggccacgtGAAGAAATTCATTTCACCACAGTTGCCTCTGAAGGGTGAGATACAGGTGGTGGTATTAGGTGCCCTcggagttggttcagactcatagtgaccctatgcacaacggaaggaaacactgcccgatcctatgccatcctcacaatcattatgtttgagcccactattgcagccactgggtcaatccatcttgttgtgagtcttcttctctttcactgaccctctactttaccaagcatgatgttcttctccagggactggtccttcctgataacatgtccaaagtatgtgagatgaagtctcatcatccttacttctaaggagcactctggccatAGGAGAGGAAAGAGGTTGCCATTTTTTGTTAGATGCTATAGCAGGTTAAATGATGGCCCTGAAAAAGATATGTTAACATTCTAATCCCTGGAaactgtgaatatgaccttatttggaaagacAGTCTTTACAGATGTAATGAGGTAAGGAACCTGAGATgaagagatcatcctggattttcCGGGTGGGCCATAAATCCAATAAGTGTCTTTATAAGAAAAAGGTAGGAGATTtgagagaaaaaggagaagacaAACACACAGAGGAGAAGGGAATGTGAAGACGGAGGTGGAGTCTGGAGTGACGTGGCCACAAATCCAGGAAGGCCAAAAGCCTCCAGAAGCTGGAGAAGGCCAAAGATGGATTCTTCCCTGGAGCCCCCTAACAGAGTGGGACCCGCAGGATTTcggacttctggc
Proteins encoded in this window:
- the EIF4EBP1 gene encoding eukaryotic translation initiation factor 4E-binding protein 1, yielding MSGASGYSQTPSRTIPTTRRVVLGDGVQLPPGDYSTTPGGTLFSTTPGGTRIIYDRKFLMECRNSPVAKTPPRDLPTIPGVTSPASEAPPMETRQSHLHNSPEDKPAGGEESQFEMDI